In Geotalea uraniireducens, the genomic window AATGCGTTATCGCCATTTGAAAATAGAGGCAGACCGTGGTTATACTCATCGGCGCAACCGGGTAAAATTTTAATAAAAAGTTTGCCGCATCGTTGCTCATCATGTTCCGTGCCAATGCATTCGAGAATGTGTCGGCATCGTGAGGCAATTGGTGGACGAATCAGTGACACCCCAGAACTGGGGCGATGCGATAATAACTGCATATTTGACAGCATCTGGCCGCAGGCTGCTCTCATGCTGGAACTACTGCTGCTTGAAGGCGTGATAAAAATGTGCTGAGCTGGGTGCTAGGAAAAAATTTCGGCCTTGTCGTCATTTTGTTGACTTTTGTCATTATTATGACTAAGATCGCATGGTGCGGAAAGATCACCAATTTAAAGGTGCTATATTCCAGAGGAGACCATGGATATACCGAGACTGCTGATCGCTGACGATGACAAGAAAACCCGGGATTTTGTCGCAGCGTTCCTTAAGTATAAGGGGTATGACGTTGTGCAGGCCTTTGATGGCCAGGACGCGCTTGACAAGCTGGAGCATGAGGATGTGCATCTCGTCATCACCGACCTGATGATGCCCCGGGTGAACGGCCTCGAGTTTGTCAAAAAATTAAAAACCATGCGTCCTGGTACGGTCATCATTGCCTATAGTGCATATGGCAATTACGAGATGGCGTCGAATCTCCTCAAGGCGGGAGTATTTTTCTATCTCGAGAAGCCGTTCAATCTTGACGAACTGGAGACTCATGTCAAGCGCGGTCTGGAACATCAATCCTTGCAGAGTCAGGCATATCGGAATAAGCCGAGCATTAAAAATCGCTCCTTGATACCCAATATTGTCGGTGAGAGCTCCAAAATGCTCTCTCTCTTTGAGTTGATCGAGAAAGTTGCTGAATCCGATTCAACGGTCTTGATCCAGGGCGAATCGGGAACGGGCAAGGAACTGGTAGCTCGGGCCGTCCATGATCTCAGCAATCGCAAGACCAGGAACTTCGTTCCGGTGAATTGCGCCGCCATTCCGGATGAACTGCTTGAGAGTGAATTGTTCGGTCATGTCAAAGGTTCGTTCACGGGGGCTGTCGCCACCCGTATCGGCCGTTTCGAGATGGCTGATCGAGGAACCCTGTTTCTGGACGAGATCGGAGACATGAAGCCGAATTTGCAGGTCAAACTATTGCGTGTCCTGCAAAACAGAGAGCTTGAGCCGGTTGGCGCTACTCGTTCGAAGAAGATCGACGTGCGAATAATTGCGGCGACTAATCAGAATCTCGAAAAATTGGTGGCTAACAAGGCTTTTCGAGAAGATCTCTATTACCGAATCTCGGTCATCCCGATCTTTATTCCGCCCCTCCGCGAGCGACGAGAAGATAGCCCCCTGTTGATCAACGTTTTTCTTGAACGATTCAACAAAAACAAGAAGAGCAAGGTCAAGGCTTTTGATAGTGAGTCGATGGAGCTCCTTTGTAACTATGAGTGGCCGGGCAACGTGCGCGAGTTGGAGAACCTTGTCGAGAGGCTGGTGATCTTGAAGGGGTTCGGGACGATTGGGGTGAAGGATTTGCCGGAAAGATACACCGGGCGGCCGACAGCTCCGACATCCGATGCCGTTGTCCTCCCCGATACGGGAATCTGTCTGAATACGGTTGTCGAAGAGTTTGAGAACAATCTGATCCTCCAGGCATTGAAAAAAACTGGTGGGAACAAGAAAGAGGCGGCGTTGCTCCTTAATCTAAAGCGAACCACTTTGATTGAAAAATTAAAAAAGAGAAAACTTGATACAATTGCCACGCCTCTTGCATAAAGGCGTAGCATGAGAGTTGATCAGCTGATCCAAAATCCCTCCACACTTTCCGTTGATGGTGCTGCCGAGCGAATAAAGCAACCGGCAGCGGATCATTCACCAGCTTTTTCCCTGCTCCTTGCGGATAATCTTGCCGGCAATTCGAAGCAAAATGTTACGAAAAAGTCGCTGGCAGCCGCCGCCGAACTGATGCGCCTCGAAATGATGCGGAGTGCCTTTAGTTTGGCTGGTTCGGCTGCAGAAGAAGCACCCTCCCTCTCCACCCCTGCAATGAAGCTGGCCTTGCAAAGCTTCGCCGCGAACGGGCCGGACAATTCGACTCCTGATTTGTCGTTATCGGCAGGGGCTTCCGCTCCGGATGCGGGGCAGACGGTCGGGATCGATTATTCCGCACCGGACTGGCTTGAAAATATTGTGAATCGCGCTTCCGATCGCTATGGCGTGGATGCGGGTCTGATCAAGGCAGTCATCAAGGCTGAGAGTAATTTCAATCCCGATGCAGTATCACGGGTGGGAGCACAGGGATTGATGCAGCTTATGCCGGCAACTGCCCAAGGGTTAGGGGTGACCAATTCATTCGATCCTGAACAAAATGTGATGGCGGGAACCCGGTTCTTGCGCGATCTGCTCAATCGCTACGGTGGTGACGTCAATGCTGCGCTGGCCGCCTATAATTGGGGACCTGGCAATGTTGATCGTAAACCGGGCGCCCTGCCACAAGAGACGCGTATGTATCTCGCGAAAGTTAAAAAGTACTACGGTGAGTTTGTGGGCTGAGGTTGAACGCCTTGTTGGAACGGCTGTCGGCTGGTCGTGGTCTCCGCTGCTTAATGAAAAAGCCCCGAAGTGTGAACTTCGGGGCTTTTTCAGTTTTGGCGTCCCCTGGGGGATTTGAACCCCCGTCGCCGCCGTGAAAGGGCGGTGTCCTGGGCCGGGCTAGACGAAGGGGACGAAGGGAAAAGAACCCGGTCAGGTGTCTGACCGGGTTCTTTGAGTTTGGGTGGTGAGCCGCGTTGGGATCGAACCAACGACCACCTGATTAAAAGTCAGGTGCTCTACCAACTGAGCTAGCGGCTCGCAACGAGAATCAACCTTTTATCATGCTGCTGCTGGCAAGTCAAGGTGTTTTTTTACTGGAATGGATTTTTGATAATAATTGTCTGATCTCGGCGCGGACCGACCGATACAAGAACAATCGGGCAATCAATTAGTTTTTCCAGTTGCTTCACGTAAGCGCGGGCATTTTCCGGTAACTCGTCAAAGGAGCGGGCTGAGCTGATGTCGGATTTCCAGCCCGGGACTTCCTCGTAAACCGGCTGACATTGTTCGAAAATATCCAGGCTGGCCGGAAGGTCGGCAAGCGTCTTCCCGTTATAGGTATAGCCCGTGCAGATTCTGATGGTATCGAAATCGTTTAGCACGTCAAGCTTTGTCAGTGCCACACCTGTCAGCCCGTTGACCCTCACTGCATAGCGGACGACCATGGCATCGAACCAACCACAGCGGCGGGGTCTGCCTGTGGTGGCGCCGAACTCTTTGCCTGTCTGGCGAAGCTGTTCGCCGTCGGCATCGAGGAGTTCCGTCGGGAAGGGGCCGCTGCCAACTCTTGTTACATAAGCCTTGGAGATGCCGATAATTTCATGGATGTCACGCGGACTAACGCCTGACCCGGTACATGCTCCACCTGCGCACGTCGAAGAAGACGTTACATAGGGGTAGGTGCCGTGGTCAACGTCGAGCAGCGTCCCCTGTGCGCCTTCGAAAAGAAGTTTTTTGCCTGCTTTGATATCGTTGAAAAGCAGGAGAGTCGTATCGGCAATGTATTTGCCTAACGTCTCGGCATAACCACAATATTGTGCAAATATTTCATCGAACGTGAACGGTTGCTCGCCTAACAGGCTGGTCAGGATAAAGTTCTTTTCTTCCAGGTTTTCGCGGAGCTTCCGGGCAAAAGTTTCGCGATTGAGCAGATCCATGAGTCGGATACCGCGGCGCCCAATTTTGTCTTCATAGGTGGGGCCGATGCCTCGTCCGGTTGTGCCGATTTTCTTTTCGCCGCTCTTCGATTCGCGCGCGATATCGATTCTCTTGTGGTAAGGCATGATCACGTGCACGGATTCGCTGAC contains:
- a CDS encoding adenylosuccinate synthase; this encodes MANVVVVGAQWGDEGKGKVVDIYTEYADDVVRYQGGNNAGHTLVVGDEKVVLHLIPSGILHEGKRCIIGNGVVLDPEVFIREITNLKASGRLKDDSALLVSESVHVIMPYHKRIDIARESKSGEKKIGTTGRGIGPTYEDKIGRRGIRLMDLLNRETFARKLRENLEEKNFILTSLLGEQPFTFDEIFAQYCGYAETLGKYIADTTLLLFNDIKAGKKLLFEGAQGTLLDVDHGTYPYVTSSSTCAGGACTGSGVSPRDIHEIIGISKAYVTRVGSGPFPTELLDADGEQLRQTGKEFGATTGRPRRCGWFDAMVVRYAVRVNGLTGVALTKLDVLNDFDTIRICTGYTYNGKTLADLPASLDIFEQCQPVYEEVPGWKSDISSARSFDELPENARAYVKQLEKLIDCPIVLVSVGPRRDQTIIIKNPFQ
- a CDS encoding lytic transglycosylase domain-containing protein; the encoded protein is MRVDQLIQNPSTLSVDGAAERIKQPAADHSPAFSLLLADNLAGNSKQNVTKKSLAAAAELMRLEMMRSAFSLAGSAAEEAPSLSTPAMKLALQSFAANGPDNSTPDLSLSAGASAPDAGQTVGIDYSAPDWLENIVNRASDRYGVDAGLIKAVIKAESNFNPDAVSRVGAQGLMQLMPATAQGLGVTNSFDPEQNVMAGTRFLRDLLNRYGGDVNAALAAYNWGPGNVDRKPGALPQETRMYLAKVKKYYGEFVG
- a CDS encoding sigma-54-dependent transcriptional regulator; translated protein: MDIPRLLIADDDKKTRDFVAAFLKYKGYDVVQAFDGQDALDKLEHEDVHLVITDLMMPRVNGLEFVKKLKTMRPGTVIIAYSAYGNYEMASNLLKAGVFFYLEKPFNLDELETHVKRGLEHQSLQSQAYRNKPSIKNRSLIPNIVGESSKMLSLFELIEKVAESDSTVLIQGESGTGKELVARAVHDLSNRKTRNFVPVNCAAIPDELLESELFGHVKGSFTGAVATRIGRFEMADRGTLFLDEIGDMKPNLQVKLLRVLQNRELEPVGATRSKKIDVRIIAATNQNLEKLVANKAFREDLYYRISVIPIFIPPLRERREDSPLLINVFLERFNKNKKSKVKAFDSESMELLCNYEWPGNVRELENLVERLVILKGFGTIGVKDLPERYTGRPTAPTSDAVVLPDTGICLNTVVEEFENNLILQALKKTGGNKKEAALLLNLKRTTLIEKLKKRKLDTIATPLA